One window from the genome of Eleginops maclovinus isolate JMC-PN-2008 ecotype Puerto Natales chromosome 15, JC_Emac_rtc_rv5, whole genome shotgun sequence encodes:
- the atf3 gene encoding cyclic AMP-dependent transcription factor ATF-3, giving the protein MMLQHTGPSLADISCSALVPCLSPPGSLTLDDFTNFTPIVKEELRLAIQSKRLSNGLSADVSSDCSSSDLTSLHYQDGQGVKREFTPQEQERRKRRRERNKVAAAKCRNRKKEKTETLQQESEKLETVNAELKAQIEELKTQKQQLVYMLNLHRPTCIVRAQNGQTPEDERNLFIQHIKESTLQFHNLVSSSTTSTATSTSSSTSFSTLAPLDGGLLTLDSIHCH; this is encoded by the exons ATGATGTTGCAGCACACCGGTCCCTCGCTGGCTGACATCAGCTGCTCCGCCCTGGTGCCCTGCCTCTCCCCGCCGGGCAGCCTCACCCTGGACGACTTCACCAACTTCACCCCCATCGTGAAGGAGGAGCTGCGGCTCGCCATCCAGTCCAAACGCCTGTCCAACGGGCTGAGCGCCGACGTGAGCTCCgactgctccagctccgacCTGACCTCCCTGCACTACCAGGACGGACAAGGCGTCAAGAGAgag TTCACACCTCAGGAgcaagagaggagaaagagaaggagggagaggaataAGGTCGCTGCTGCCAAGTGTCGCaacaggaagaaggagaagaccGAGACTCTGCAGCAG GAGTCAGAGAAACTAGAGACAGTGAACGCAGAACTGAAGGCTCAGATCGAGGAGCTGAAGACGCAGAAGCAGCAGCTCGTCTACATGCTCAACCTGCACCGACCCACCTGCATCGTCCGCGCCCAAAATGGCCAAACCCCCGAGGACGAGAGGAACCTCTTCATCCAACACATCAAGGAGAGCACTTTACAATTCCACAACCTagtctcctcctccaccacgtCTACCGCCACGTCCACCTCGTCGTCCACGTCCTTCTCGACACTCGCACCTCTAGACGGAGGCCTTCTGACCCTCGATAGCATCCACTGCCACTAA